AGCCGGGAGTTTCAGGTTCGGCCCAGCAGTGAGATTCTGCTGAAGCAGGAACGTCTCCGGGTCCCTGAACGCATCACCGTCCATCTGCGCCCAGCCGTCAGTGAATCTGTGAAACTCGACACGGGGTCCGGTAACGCTTCACCGCCTGGGCGGAACCAGAACCCGGATCCAGTAAACCCTCCCAGCGAtcctccaggttctgctgcGTTCTGTTGGGCTCGGTACCGGGTCTAGTCCAGTCAGCCTCTCAGTTCacagtttattttctgttgagtTCTGGAATAGTTCTGGACCTGTTCTGCGACCCGTTTCCTCCAAACCagatgaatttaatttaattaagtttaatttaatttaatttaatcagtaaTATTCCTGTAAATGCGCCACAATCAGAAAACATTCTCAATTAGTGCCGCTAAAAACAAAGAGGGTTAAATTCATAAATTGTGtcaataaatgcaaaaagaagaatcaatacaaaacaataataaacataaGACAAAGAAGCCTCAACACAATTATCATAAGAAGTAACTAAAACTAAAGATGGTGAAACAaggaattattttattattcaaaatgttgacAGAtccaatttgttttttaaatagattagaaaaaaataaaagaggtgcttcagtttaaaaaaaataaatacatttgttattaaaaatcaaagttaatcttattaattttatgaagttgtcatgttaaacaaacgtaaataaatacagtttaatCCGGTTCTAGCGCTGTGCTGCTCAGCAGTCATTAACATGGAGGAACCCAGCCCTCATCACGATGCTGCCACTCCCCACCAGCTGCTGAGTGGGAATAATAACTGattatttcctgtgttttcctCTGAAGCTGCAGtcaagtctctctctctctgcgcctcttcctcctcctgcaggaTGTCTGTGGGCGGAggcctgaggaagaggaggaggaagaggaggctcCAGCCTTCCTCCAGGCCCGCTCCCACAACTCTTCAAGCAAACTTTCCTCCAATGTTTCCGTGAGACAAAAACTGCGACGCTTCGCGTGGCGCGGGAGCAAAGACACGCAGCGGGTCCCCGCGGGGCTGCGGGGCCCGCGGAGGGACGGCGGCATGTCGAGGAGATCCGCAGCCGCCTGGATGTGACTCCGAGGTGGGTCGGAGCTCCGGAGCTTCCCCCGCTGCTGGTAAACAACATGCGGCCGAGGAGAGGCGACCGGAGGCGGGGGGAGAGGAGCGACACACCCCGCTGGATCTGGAGGGTTCAACCCGATAGATTACTacagattagattagattagattagatttgaATAGATTAGATAAgtagatattttaaaagtttagttCATAATAATGTAATTAAATCTGTTGGTTGagcttctgattggttggtttccAGGAGGATGGAGGGAGGAACAGAGccagcagaggaggagaaggagaaggatcCTAATCACATCCCAGTGGAACACCAGGAGTTTCCCATCATGCACTGGGAGGAGCTGAGCCAGCGGATCGCTGAGCTGGAGAAGCAGGAGCAGGAGAGGAGGGAGAAGGTAAGGAAggtcacatcatcatcatcatcaccatcatcagaGGTCTGTTTGCTGAGAACTACATTTCCCATGATGCCCAGCAGTTAGAGCAGGGACATGGTGATCTTATTTTGGTTCTGTTCGGTTCTTGTTGGTCCGGTTTCAGGAGGTTCTGCACCTCCTAGCAGAACTTTTCCTGGTCCATCATTTCAGAACCAGCCATCAGAACCGAAGAGTGTGTTTCTGGAGTTTGGGTCGAactgaaggttctggttctgtgtctCCAGAGGAGGACGGGTCTGAGGACGGAGAACGtctgggaggaagaggaggaagacgtCAGGAGGGGACGAGTCGCCGTCTCCACGTCAcggtaaaaataataacagaacTTTTCTCCTGAAAAGTTCTTTTAGGTTCTGTTTAATCTTCATCTGAGTGATGAAGAttaaacagaaccagacagaacctCTGGTTCTTTTCCCTGTCCCTGAATCCATCGCTTTCTAGCCCCGTCCCTCACTGTCCCGGCCAATCAGATCCTCTGTATTCAGTGACTCTGCGGGTCGATGACCTCCTGATGGATCTAAGCAGCAGAAAGCTGGACTTCCTCtctgttgacctctgacctctgacctgtgtTCCAGGCTGAACCACCggaacctgcagctctgcttcaTTAACAACAGCGACAGcgaggatgatgatgaggaggaaggagctgagaggaaggttcattatcatcatcatcatgattaatctgacctttgacctgtgcCACATCTCCAGAATACCAAAGTTATGTTTGCTTTGCAGtttgctgacctctgaccttccgGGCCCCTCAGGTTCCCATGGGAGCAGGACacaatggttgccatggcagcgggttgaaacaggaagtggcagcAGCTCTGAGAGCGCTGAGAGACGATCTGCTGGCTgagcagaggcagcaggaggTAACAACCGGTCCGGAAccaactgggtcagaaccagaggcACAGCTGCtcaccgtgtgtgtgtgtgtgtgtgtgggtgtatgtgtgtgtgtgtcagagccAGGCCAGCTGCAGTGGTGTCGCCCAGCGGAAACATCTGGAGCACAGAGAGCTGCAGGATCTGAGCGAGACGCAGCTGATCGGCCTGCGGGGGGCGCTGCAGCAGGAGGTCCACGgtgagaaccgggtcagagctGGAGGAGAACCGGGTCAGGACCAGGTCAGAACCAGTTCTGATCCGGTTCCCTCATCTGGTGTAAATCTCAGGATAACCTCTCAGTTCCAGCAGGAAGTTAAattgataaaaatatattttcttacagaTTTATTGATCcgtctccatgtttgttttgagaTAATCAGACATCCTCCTCCCTGACCTGctgaaatgaaccaaaaacaaccaatcagagctgggaggcggggcttagtgctgtcCAGTACTGATGGTGGAGAACTTACTGTTTATGCACCATTAGCGATGGCTTTGCTAACTGGCTTTGCTAGCTGCAGGTAGCAGAGAGAGATAGTGACTGACAGCTCTAACAGATTTCAGCTCCAGTTGGTTACCATGACGACACCTGTTGTCTCTAAGCTAGGCATGTGGCATTCAATGAACcagtagaaaaacagaaatcacaGCTCTGATGTTTCCCTTCCAGCACTGAGCGCAGAGCTGGTGGCCCAACTGCTGGTCCGGGACCAGCTGAGGACCAAGCAGGACGCCATGCTGCTGGACGTCCAGGACCTGACCTGACTCCAGAACCAGATCCGGGCCGAGCTGCTGTCGGGTCAGGATGCTGCTCTCCGTCCCGGGGGAAACCAACGGACCAAGGTCCAAAAGAACCACCTGGAAGGGCTGgatggaaccagaacctggtcaTGACGGACCTCCGGTTGTGCTCAGCGGGTTCTGGAGAACCGCTGATCGACCCAGACCGGAACTCAATCAGTTTGATTAGAAATGAATCAATAAGTTTATTTAACtcagtgtttatttctgatcaGATTCaggttaaagtttaatattaaaCTATAttcatgtttctattttatgttCATGAAATCTGAACAAACGTGAAAAACTGAGGAAAGTTTCACTGtgactttattaaatataatgaataaataataacaaactgtttaaatctgtattaaatatatttggaggaaaatgagattctgacccggttctgctcaTTTCATCTGGAGGTTCTGACACCGACCAGCGTCTCaggttctgtctggttctgatTGTCTCTGAACCAAGTACAATGGAAAcccgatcagaaccagcaggaccGGGCTCACTTCAGATCGGATAACAGATGGACAGTCTGAACGGTTCTGGATTCAGTCAGAAGAATCGAGTAAAATGATGCTATTCCGGGCCAGAAGAACCAagcagaaccagacagaacctATGATTCTGAACGGATCAGATCATTTTAATGGTATCTTGGTTCTGTTCGGTTCTTGTTGGTCCAGTGTCAGGAGGTTCTGGACCTCCTAGTAGAACTTTGTTGGTCCGTCGTTTCAGAACCAGCCATTGGAACCGAGGCCCGGTTTGTGCTGCAACTGCTGCTCTGATAACAATCACCATGAGGCGTTCAGGGAGGCTGGGATCATTCAGCGCCGCCGGATCacagctgatgatgatgatgatggagggGGGAGAGGCGGggcctgaggaagaggaggagctgctgctgctgaggtgatgaaggtgaggagaAGCAGAGAGGCGACGGCAGCGAAGGTGAGCTGAGTTTCCTTCTTTCTAACggaaagttctggttctgatttatggatcagaaccagaaccataaATCATGTCTGTGTCGATCACAGTGATGAAGATTAAAGTTGTTCCAGAAGATCTTCATCAGGAACATCACAGAATAAtctgaggaggaggatgatgatgatggagacCTGAAACTTCAAAGATAAAACATGATCAGGACTACAGCTactcttcctcatcttccttctcctcttcctcctcctcttcgtcctctttcgccttcctcctcctcctcttcctcttcttcctcctcctcttcctctgcagtcTGTGGATTTGGTTTCATTCTGGCTCATTAATAATTTAGacatgatgaaggtgatgaaggtcaGACCCAaatctgaggaggaggagggaggctgAGAAAATCTGAAGCTGAATTTAAACAAAGTTTGATCagcaataatattaataatcatCAGCCAAACGGAACGTGGGGCGTTCAGGAACCGTCGTTAGTCGTCACATCCAGTGAGCTGCTCTTTATATTGTCGCCaagcagaaataaattattaaaacgtTAAATATTGAAAGAGCTGGTCGGTCGGGCGCTACATGAAATGACAAAGCAAGCTGCTGGATCAACTAGAaggaaaaacagacacaaaaagacAACCTTTACATTAACCAAATCATatgaaattatacaaaaaatctgttaaaagatCAACTTGTTGATTCATCagggccacacaaaatcactCTAGGGGCCACAGAAGGCCCCCGGACCACTCTTCTGACACCCTGGTCTGGAGTGATGCGCCCCCTGGTGGAATTGTCCTGAACTGTGAGGATCATCATCAGAGCTGCTGAAGTTACAGGTTTCCTAAAACGTCATGAATCACCTGAAAAATCAGTTGCTCTCTCAAATTCCTTAATTCATCTCATTCATCTCTAAGTGAATATCTGTCAGAATGAGCCGCTCCCGTTCGCTGGGTTCAAACTGCTGAGTCATGCTGTCAGGGTAACAGAGACTCTGTAGGAATctgaagtatttaaaaataataattgtttcAATGGAAAGATTCAcatttacacttttactgtgaTATGGTGACCAGGTGATTgtgataaagaaagaaaactgcaaaaaaagagaaactaaagtAGAAACGGGAACAGAAGACAGGAGAACATGCAGCTCTACAGGAATTACAGTTTTCCTAAACGTCCTGACGTTCCTGCTGCTGGGAATCAAACTGTGATCCAGTTTGATTTGGATCACATCATCGCATATCCATCATCCAGctgctgtgatgtcatcacaCACTATATCCATGGCAACCTGAAGGCTCACCATTTGTCGACTTAAAGCTTCACCTTTGGTTGGAGAAAGTCCGGACTCACCAGTTcaggaaaatatataaatatggtTGTTATGGCAACTTGTTCAAGCAGTTTGGACGTTCAGTCTTCTGCTCAATTGATGTTCAGGATGAGTGAGCAGAAGCCCGTACAGTACACCGTGATGACATGAGCAGAGAATCAGTTCCACGGCGACTCAAAGGAATTTGAGATTTGTTCACAGAAATGAGAAACTGCCTGGTTGATACAATTATTGGCAGACTGAACAGGAAGTCTAGAGAATTTCAACCTGAtctgagaaatgcaccaaagctGTGAGGGCTTTCTGTCCGTCAGCGTTTAACCTGATTCTGGACTGGTTCTGGATGTAACCCTGACCCAGACGCTCCAGCAGCTGGAACCGACCTGCTGAACGGGGAGGAGAGGCTTCCGGAAAACTGCGTTAATCATTCAGGAGCTAATGGAGCGAGACGCAGCCTTCATCAGCAGAACACGGCGGCAGGACGCACAACAAGCTGCAACCACTAATGAGGCTGTTTCTGTGTCCAACAGGTCTGGATCGGTCCGCCACCAGGTACCGACagatagacagatagataggcagacagacagacagatagacagATAGATGTAACTTGTGTGCTACAATGCCAGTGGATTCAGATCGGGTTGACCTTTAACCCTCAGAGGTTCGTGATGGGTCTGGACCGGGTCTCCAGCACCACTCCACGCATCAACTACCTGGCTGCGGCGAGCCTCAACACTTCCACCTTCTctgcctcctccacctcctccaccctGCCTCCGTCTTCTTGCAGCATCGATGAATCCTACAAGTACGTCTTCCTGCCCGTTTGCTACTCCCTGACCTTCCTGTTCAGCCTGGTGCTGAACTCGGTGGTTCTGGTGCGGTCGTGCCGGCCCcatggcggcggcggcggcggtgggCGGCGTTGGAACACCTCCCTGATCTACATGGTGAACCTGGCCACCACAGACCTGATGTACGGCCTGTCGCTGCCCTTCCTGGTGGCGAGCTACGTGCTGAGGGACCACTGGGTGTTCGGGGACTTCATGTGCCGCCTCGTACGATTCCTTTTCTACTTCAACCTCTACTGCTCCATCTTCTTCCTCACCTGCATCTCTGTGCACAGGTAAGATGCTCTACCTCATGAAGCTGTGGGTTCCAGTCAGGGGCGAAACCGTTTTCTGATGTGAATGCAGACACATTTCAGCCCCCATGTGCCTCTGCTACTGATCTTATCATTTACACATGCACAAACAAATGTGAAGTACAGAAATGTCGACTAGAAGTAATTTTTCAACCACGACTGTGGCGCCcttctagtgcagcgcccctaagCATAGCATATTTAGCATTCCCACTTTTTGCACCACTGGTTCCAgtcaataaaaccaaaatggtGGTGTTCCAACGCCGCCCACCACCGCTTTTAATTGGAAACATTGAAAGTTTAATTGGAAACATTGAAAGTTCCTTTAATGCCTTGAAgtatttctgtttctctctgaaTTATTCCTACTCATTCAGGTGATTTAACAAGCTCCGCCCCTTCCTCCCAGGAAGGTACACCTGCCCATGTTCATGGACAGTTTGTGTAAATTCCTGGTATTGTtaatttttgatgatttttacCTTTGAACTGTAAGTCACTAGTGGACAGTAACTGTGAAACGTCTGAGGGTGTATGGCCCTCTGAGCCAATCAGAAGCCTTGAAGACACGGGAACCTCTGAGCCAATCAGAAGCCTTGAAGACACGGGAACCTCCGAGCCAATCAGAAGCCTTGAAGACAGGGGAACCTCTGAGCCAATCAGAAGCCTTGAAGACAGGGGAACCGTAGCCCATTTTACAAGCTGAGTTTAGTattaaagtggaaaaactgCTGAACAACCTGAACTCATTTCCTGAAGGATTCTAGAAAGCTGCGTGGAAAATACTCtggatgtgttttcttttcttttttgaaaatcttCTGACTTGAGGAACCCTTAGTTATTTGCTGGGTTCTGGTCTTCTGGGTCAGTTCAGTCAACAGCATGTTGCTGGTCAGCCACTGACTCCCTGTGGATTTCCTTTCACTGTGATTTTCCAAAGTGTTTTCCTCCGTTGGAAGCTTAATGACGGTTTAGTCACACGCCGTTAACTCTGACAGTGCGTGACCCCGTTGGACGGACCATTGGGTCAATGAGCCCAGGTCTGTCAGTACAACTGCTGCCAGTCAGTTTTAATGAAAGAAGCTGgaaatcttgctgaaaatctagaaaatgtttgttctgcAGTATTTGTTTGGTTTCCATCCATATTAATTATCATCCATTCATTACGAAGAAGTTAgacaacagaaaacataaaactctgCAGTAAACTGGAAGGTATTAAAAGTATAACCTTAGGTTGTATTGcctgttagtttatttttacagtactGATCACTTCCTGAAGTTCTGAAGAGTCCAACTGTCTCTGGTTGGACTCTTCAGAACATCTGCCTTGTCCTCGTCCTGTTTATGAGGTTCATGGACAGATTATAAGGCGTAGTTATGGAGTCGTTTGCTTTTATTCACATGATGAGGTCCTGCCTGTAGTTATGGTGGTTACAATGTTTAGATCTGGTCCCATAACTGGTAAGAGGTGGAATACTGTGGACCTTCACCTAGTCACAGATTGTTGAGGTACCAATTGGCTGCAGCCAAAGTGCTTCTGCAGTAGTACCAGACAGTTTCTGTTGTTTGGATTAATGCTATACTTGGtgtttaaactgttaaaataggcAGTTGCAAGCATTTTTAGAGAAGGTTTGGAGCATTCATGGATTTCAGATGTTTACAGGAAGTTATGGTCCTTATTTCCCACAAACACCAGATTGCACTTCTTTCCCTACAGGCCATGTTGAGTCTCTGCAAACAGCTGAGGAGTTCCAGTATCCTGGTGTTTTTTACTTGTAGAGAAGCAGGACAGAGCGAGAGATGAATAAACACATCAACATTCAAGACCTTGATGATTTCTGATAGTGTGTGGTGTGGACAGATTATAAGGTGTAGTTATGGAGTGTCTGTTGGGCTTTACAGGCAGGTACTGGAGCACCTGAAGGTCAGCAGACATGAAAAATATCTCATAGAAACATCAGAAACCACTTATTGGAGTTTAATGGGGTCACATTGATGGGCCTAAGTAGAGTTGGGGGGTTCTGTCTTGGTTTGGTATAAACAGACGTTGCAGTGGTCCATTGCTGAAACTGTTCATTACTTGAGAGCAGATTAAAGAGTATTTGTCTGTCATCAGCAGTAAGTCCCTGATGGAGTTAGAATGAGGTTATGTAAGCCAACTATTGATGTGTCTACAGGTACCTGGGGATCTGCCATCCAATGAGGACCATCACTCTGGAAAGCAAGCGTGTGGTGAAGGCGACCTGCGCCTCGGTGTGGGTGGTGGTCTTCGTTCTCACCTGTCCTATCTTCAGGTTTGCCCAGACAGGAGACGTTACTAGAAGAGGTTCTGGAGCAGCTGGACCTGAGGGGACGAGGTTTGGAGACAACAGGACTGAGGAGAAGTATGTGAACTGTTGGGATGATGCAGTCGATAAGGACTTTCCTGAATATGT
This region of Xiphophorus hellerii strain 12219 chromosome 11, Xiphophorus_hellerii-4.1, whole genome shotgun sequence genomic DNA includes:
- the LOC116728063 gene encoding uncharacterized protein LOC116728063 isoform X6 is translated as MEGGTEPAEEEKEKDPNHIPVEHQEFPIMHWEELSQRIAELEKQEQERREKRRTGLRTENVWEEEEEDVRRGRVAVSTSRLNHRNLQLCFINNSDSEDDDEEEGAERKVPMGAGHNGCHGSGLKQEVAAALRALRDDLLAEQRQQEVGVCVCVSEPGQLQWCRPAETSGAQRAAGSERDAADRPAGGAAAGGPR
- the LOC116728063 gene encoding uncharacterized protein LOC116728063 isoform X5, translating into MEGGTEPAEEEKEKDPNHIPVEHQEFPIMHWEELSQRIAELEKQEQERREKRRTGLRTENVWEEEEEDVRRGRVAVSTSRLNHRNLQLCFINNSDSEDDDEEEGAERKVPMGAGHNGCHGSGLKQEVAAALRALRDDLLAEQRQQEVYVCVCQSQASCSGVAQRKHLEHRELQDLSETQLIGLRGALQQEVHGENRVRAGGEPGQDQH
- the LOC116728063 gene encoding uncharacterized protein LOC116728063 isoform X1 translates to MEGGTEPAEEEKEKDPNHIPVEHQEFPIMHWEELSQRIAELEKQEQERREKRRTGLRTENVWEEEEEDVRRGRVAVSTSRLNHRNLQLCFINNSDSEDDDEEEGAERKVPMGAGHNGCHGSGLKQEVAAALRALRDDLLAEQRQQEVGVCVCVSEPGQLQWCRPAETSGAQRAAGSERDAADRPAGGAAAGGPRTERRAGGPTAGPGPAEDQAGRHAAGRPGPDLTPEPDPGRAAVGSGCCSPSRGKPTDQGPKEPPGRAGWNQNLVMTDLRLCSAGSGEPLIDPDRNSISLIRNESISLFNSVFISDQIQVKV
- the LOC116728063 gene encoding schwannomin-interacting protein 1 isoform X3, producing MEGGTEPAEEEKEKDPNHIPVEHQEFPIMHWEELSQRIAELEKQEQERREKRRTGLRTENVWEEEEEDVRRGRVAVSTSRLNHRNLQLCFINNSDSEDDDEEEGAERKVPMGAGHNGCHGSGLKQEVAAALRALRDDLLAEQRQQEVYVCVCQSQASCSGVAQRKHLEHRELQDLSETQLIGLRGALQQEVHALSAELVAQLLVRDQLRTKQDAMLLDVQDLT
- the LOC116728063 gene encoding schwannomin-interacting protein 1 isoform X4; its protein translation is MEGGTEPAEEEKEKDPNHIPVEHQEFPIMHWEELSQRIAELEKQEQERREKRRTGLRTENVWEEEEEDVRRGRVAVSTSRLNHRNLQLCFINNSDSEDDDEEEGAERKVPMGAGHNGCHGSGLKQEVAAALRALRDDLLAEQRQQESQASCSGVAQRKHLEHRELQDLSETQLIGLRGALQQEVHALSAELVAQLLVRDQLRTKQDAMLLDVQDLT
- the LOC116728063 gene encoding uncharacterized protein LOC116728063 isoform X2; the protein is MRRTGLRTENVWEEEEEDVRRGRVAVSTSRLNHRNLQLCFINNSDSEDDDEEEGAERKVPMGAGHNGCHGSGLKQEVAAALRALRDDLLAEQRQQEVGVCVCVSEPGQLQWCRPAETSGAQRAAGSERDAADRPAGGAAAGGPRTERRAGGPTAGPGPAEDQAGRHAAGRPGPDLTPEPDPGRAAVGSGCCSPSRGKPTDQGPKEPPGRAGWNQNLVMTDLRLCSAGSGEPLIDPDRNSISLIRNESISLFNSVFISDQIQVKV
- the LOC116728062 gene encoding P2Y purinoceptor 3, whose amino-acid sequence is MGLDRVSSTTPRINYLAAASLNTSTFSASSTSSTLPPSSCSIDESYKYVFLPVCYSLTFLFSLVLNSVVLVRSCRPHGGGGGGGRRWNTSLIYMVNLATTDLMYGLSLPFLVASYVLRDHWVFGDFMCRLVRFLFYFNLYCSIFFLTCISVHRYLGICHPMRTITLESKRVVKATCASVWVVVFVLTCPIFRFAQTGDVTRRGSGAAGPEGTRFGDNRTEEKYVNCWDDAVDKDFPEYVPYGIVLHLLGFFVPFVIIAWCYSQVVRTIFQSLRSPPSSIEGGDDAAAGDGAVEGGRDRDRTSVSISGSQYSHYIRRRRKSIKTIVTITLLFALCFLPFHVTRTLFLLLRRGQLGGCNAMKAVSICYKVTRPLASCNAWLNALLYFLTGDKGAPCCWPAERTVHQDRRNGSLWWPLTILRKEGGGEDEQEVAEKVARELQMENESKSSRIIF